Proteins encoded together in one Onychomys torridus chromosome 1, mOncTor1.1, whole genome shotgun sequence window:
- the LOC118597520 gene encoding vomeronasal type-1 receptor 4-like yields the protein MDFWNLTIKIILLSQTTAGILGNFSLLYYYLVHYGERKLKPTDLITMHIMAANTLIILSRGVPHTMAAFGLKQFLNYFGCRLILYIQRVGRSVSIGTTCFLSIFQAITISQKELCCKAQIIKSAKYIECCFALLWVLYMLINIIFPVYQFIKRNSKNVTRKRDFGYCSTDGRDEISDSLYSALVACPEIFFSLLMAWSSGYMIVILYRHKQTVQHIHSTCGSSRTGFESRATQRILVLVSTFLAFYTLSSILQGCIGLLHNSNWWLVNISFLTSLCFPCFGPFVFMNHNSIVPRLTCFGS from the coding sequence ATGGACTTCTGGAATCTGACCatcaaaatcattttattgtcACAAACTACagctggaattctgggaaatttcTCCCTTCTTTACTACTATCTAGTTCATtatggagaaagaaaattaaagcccACAGATTTGATTACCATGCATATAATGGCAGCCAACACCTTGATCATTCTCTCTAGAGGAGTGCCACACACAATGGCAGCTTTTGGATTGAAgcaatttctaaattattttggatgcagattaattttatatattcaaaGAGTTGGCCGGAGTGTGTCCATTGGCACCACCTGCTTCTTGAGTATCTTCCAGGCCATCACCATCAGTCAGAAGGAACTCTGCTGTAAGGCTCAAATAATTAAATCTGCAAAATACATTGAATGCTGCTTTGCCCTCCTATGGGTCTTGTACATGTTGATAAATATCATTTTCCCTGTGTATCAATTTATCAAAAGGAATAGTAAAAACGTGACAAGAAAACGGGACTTTGGATACTGCTCAACTGATGGGCGGGATGAAATCAGTGACTCTCTCTATTCAGCACTGGTGGCATGCCCTGAAATCTTCTTTTCTTTGCTCATGGCATGGTCTAGTGGCTACATGATTGTCATTCTGTACAGACACAAACAGACGGTTCAACACATCCATAGCACTTGTGGTTCCAGCAGAACTGGTTTTGAGTCCAGAGCCACCCAGAGGATCCTGGTCCTGGTGTCTACATTTCTAGCTTTTTatactctctcctccatcttacaAGGCTGCATTGGTCTTTTGCATAATTCCAATTGGTGGCTGGTGAACATCAGTTTCCTAACATCTCTATGTTTTCCCTGTTTTGGACCCTTTGTTTTTATGAATCATAACTCCATTGTACCCAGACTCACTTGTTTTGgatcatga